The DNA sequence CCCACCCGCCATCCCGGGTCCTGAGCTCCTGGTCCTGGCTGCCCCCACCTGCTGTCCCGGGTCCTGAGCTCCTGGTCCTGGCTGCCCCCCACCCGCCGTCCCGGGTCCTGAGCTCCTGGTCCTGGCTGTCCCCCCACCCACTGTCCCAGGTCCCGAGCTCCTGGTCCTGGCTGTGTGCCCCCACCTGCTGTCCCGGGTCCTGAGCTCCTGGTCCTGGCTGCCCCCCACCCGCCGTCCCGGGTCCCGAGCTCCTGGTCCTGGCTGCCCCCACCTGCTGTCCTGGGTCCTGAGCTCCTGGTCCtggctgccccccacccaccatcCCAGGTCCCGAGCTCCTGGTCCTGGCTGGCCCCCACCCGCTGTCCTGGGTCCTGAGCTCCTGGTCCTGGCTGCCCCCTGCCTGTTGGGCCCAGCCACCTGAGCCTGCCACGTGCTCTGCGAGGTCCCCAGCCCTGCCACTGCCCCATGTGGAGCTCTCCCTTCCGCAGCCCTGCAGCTGGACCCAAAGGAGGCCTGCAGAGAAAATATATCCACTTTATTGAGCACAGAAGCTGAGGCCAGGAGCACAACCACCTTTTCAGGAGGAGCAGACAGGGCAGGGCCAAGGCTGATGAGGGTCGTCCCTCAGCCACCCTAGCTGGGAGTGGGCACTCCACCAGGTTGCCAGCCCAGCCCTGGAGGAGGCACTGTTACCTGGTGGGGTTCCGGGGTGCCAGGGCTGACTGTGGCCAGGGGGGTCAGGGTTACAGGTCAGGGGACCAGGGTCACAGGTCAGGAGAAGTCTGGGTCACAGGTCAGGGGGCCGGTGTCACAGGTCGGCATGGGCCTGGCTTAGAGATCAGCACAAGGGCCTGGATCCCAAGCCATCACAAGGTCCAGGGCACAGGTCAGCTGGGGTCAGGGTCACAGGTCAGCACGGGTCTGGGCGAGGACAGCCATGCACTCACACAGGAAGCGCCCGTCCGCCTCACGGCTGTGCTGGGTCAGGGCTCCATATGGCTTTGCTCACAGGAGGCGCCACCTGCCAGCTAAGCTTGTCACAGAGGACAGGCCAGACACCAGGACACAGCCACGCACAGGGGGGTGGTGCAGCCTGGGGCTTGAGGCTGGCCCCCCTGAGCTGCTGCCTCCCAGACGCCCCTCTTTGGGGTCTCCACTCGCCGTCTCCACTTGGGGTCTCTGGCCAGTGAGCACAGCAGAGGTGGGCCTGCTCAGGGGAGGGCTGGGTGAGCTGATGACACCCTCAGCCTTTCCCCTGCAgccctccccagccctcctccccacagcctgcccccaCCAGCCCTCCACTGCAGCCCCCTTCAGTTCGAGGACCCTCAGTGGGGTGCTGCCCCCCCTCACCTGATAGTTGCAGCAGATGCAGTGGCGATCACATGAGGAGACAGACCCCCGCCTGCCCCGCCCGGCAGTGGGCCCCACCCGTCCTCACGGGCAccaggacctgggacttgaagttCCTGCACGGACAGGAGCAACAGGCTGTCCAGGTCTGGAGGGTCCGACCCTCATGGGCAGGGAAGGCACGGAGACAGCGCCTGCACACAGGCAGCCCGGCCCCTGCTCCCCGCATCCCCACACCGCAGCAGCCCGCAGCCCAGGGTGCACCTACTGCTTCCTGGCCTTCCTGAGCAGTGGCTCGGAGCGGCAGGCAGTGCGGCCCTTGGCGCCGGGGCAGCTGGCACAGCCGCAGGACGCagcgggcagggctctgggatgcAGGGGCACCAGGCTGCTGCTGATACGGAGGGAGCCATTGACCAGGCACTTGAGGGAGCGGGCGCCGTGCAGACAGGGGGGCTGGGACGGGCCGGGGAGGGCTCCGGGCGCCTGGGCGGGCAGCGGGCTGAGCGTGAGGGCGGGGGCGGCCGGGGTCCCTGGGGGCCGGCTCTCCGCCTCAAGATGCCCTGGGCTGTGGGGGTTCATGTGCAGTTTCCGCATGTGGTGCACCACGGCCGCCGCGTTGAAGGCTTGCTGGGGGGACACGCAGCCCGGTCACGGCCTCTGGGTGTGGGGGGCAGGcctcccaggcccccaggccccgTCCCCGCACCTACCCGCCACTTTGTCTTGGCAAAGTTCTTCTGGATCTGCAGACTGACTGAAGGGTAGATGTCGTGGTGCAGGGCAGTATTTCCATCGATCCTGGACACAGGGGAACGCTGGCACggctgccaccccccaccccgccacaGTCCTGGGAAACCGGCCCCCCACTCACCAGGGGTGCCCCAGGGCCTTCTCACACGTGTAACGTTCCTCCGGGTCCTTCTCCAGCAAGTGGCAGATGAAATCCTTGGCTGAGGGGATGAGGCCAAGCAAGGACCCTGTGATGGCTGGAGGGcggcccagccccacctgcacaggTGACCTGCCTGGCCACAGgtgaccccagccctgcccctgcgcCCCTGAGGCTCAGCCCAGGAAGCAGCAGGGTCCTCCAGCAGAGCCAGCCAGTGGCTGTGCCCTCGCGGTGGCCCGCTGGCAGTGCCAGGACCTCAGGGGCCGGCGAACCCTCGCCCTGGAGCCTCACCGGACTCTGAGATGTCGTCCCAGAAGGGGGACTCGAACTCATAATAACCTTCCTTGATCTTCTCGAAAAGCTTGGACTCGGTCTCTTCATAGAAGGGCGGGTACCCACACAGCCTGCGGGCGGGAGGAGATGCCAGCTGCCTCCACCTAGAGGGGCAGGCCCGCGGCGGGCCTGGGAGGGGACAGCAGCAAGGACCCAGGCACCTTGCATGTGTACCCCCCGCCAGGTGACACAGGTGGGCACGAGGTTTGCTTGCTCGAGTCTGCCTCACGCTCCCAGGTGGgtgcttcccctgcaggcggCTGGGCCGTGGGTGGGTGATGGCCGTGATTCAGCACCAGGAGGGTAGCGAGCCCCACTAGCAGCCTGTCCACCTGACGGGAGTGGGGGGCGTGGGGCAGTGACGgagggtgtgtggggaggggcaggggcccCACTAGCAGCCTGTCCACCTGACGGGAGTGGGGGGCGTGGGGCAGTGACGgagggtgtgtggggaggggcaggggcccCACTAGCAGCCTGTCCACCTGACGGGAGTGGGGGGCGTGGGGCAGTGATGgagggtgtgtggggaggggcagggggccccACTAGCAGCCTGTCCACCTGACGGGAGTGGGGGATGTGGGGCAGTGACGgagggtgtgtggggaggggcaggggcccCACTAGCAGCCTGTCCACCTGACGGGAGTGGGGGGCGTGGGGCAGTGATGgagggtgtgtggggaggggcagggggccccACTAGCAGCCTGTCCTCCTGACGGGAGTGGGGGATGTGGGGCAGTGACGgagggtgtgtggggaggggcagggggcccaGCTGGCTGCACCCCGGGACCAGTTACACCTACCTGCCTTGTCCAGTGTGCAAGGAGGCATGGTGTCTTGGGACTATGTGCACAGGTGTATGTGCACAGGTGTGACTGTGTACAGGTGTGAGTGCACATGTGTGAGTGCACAGGTGAGAGTGCACAGGTGTGAGTGCACAGGTGTGACTGTGTACAGGTGTGTGTGCACAGGTGTGACTGTGTACAGGTGTGATTGTGTACAGGTGTgtgtgcacaggtgtgtgtgcACAGGTGTGTGATGTGCGTGGGCTCATTTGCACCcagtgggcagtgggcagggTCACTCACAGGATGTAGGTGATGACCCCAATGGACCAGCAGTCCACGGCCTTGCTGTAGGGCTTCTGAGCCAGCACTTCCggagctgtgggggtggggggtgggggaggagggcagagCCAGGCAGGTGTCCGGGCGGGGCTCTGGGTGGCTGTCCCTGAGACCCCACTCGGACACTCTGCCCCATCAGGGTGCTCTGCATCTCCCAGCCCAGCGGGGTCCCCAGAGCAGGCGGTGACTGTCCCCAGGTtccgtctctccctttctccctaccctccctcccaccttgtCCTGCCTCCCCACGCTCACCCACGTAGCCCTGAGCCCCCACCCACATAGCTGGGATCCTGCCCCACCCTCCTCTCACCCACTTAGCTGGGGTCCCCCGTCCCCCTCACCCACTTAGCTGGgggtcccccaccccctcacccactTAGCTGGGGTCCCCCTCACACACTTAGCTGGGGTCCCCCATCCCCCTCACCCACGTAGCCGGGGGTCCCACAGGCTGTGGACATGACCCCACTCTGCTCCATCTTGGACAGCCCAAAGTCCGTGAGCATGATTCTGGAGTTGTCCTCGGGGGTGAGGTACAGCAGGTTCTCGGGCTGTGGGGAGTAGCCATGTTGCGCCAGGTGGACATTGGGGGTCCCTCCCCTGATCCCGCCCCGGCCCCACCTTCAGGTCCCTGTGGACGATGCCGTTCTCATGCAGGTACTTGACGGCTGAGAGCACCTGGCGGATCACCAGGCTGGCGTCCCGCTCGGTGTAGACGCCCCGCTCCAAGATGCGGTCAAACAGCTCGCCGCCTGACACCCTGGGGGCACAGAGCCTGTCTATACGGCTGGGATCCTGGGGCACTCAGCCTGTCTACACGGCTGGGATCCTGGGGCACTCAGCCTGTCTACACGGCTGGGATCCAGGGGCACTCAGCCTGTCTACACGGCTGGGGGTCCGGGGGCACTCAGCCTGTCTACACGGCTGGGATCCTGGGGACACTCAGCCTGTCTACACAGCTGGGATCCTGAGGCACTCAGCCTGTCTACACAGCTGGGGATCCGGGGGCACAGAGCCTGTCTACACGGCTGGGGATCCTGGGGCACAGAGCCTGTCTACACAGCTGGGGATCCTGGGGGCACTCAATCTGTCTACACGGCTGGGGATCCAGGGGCACTCAGCCTGTCTACACGGCTGGGATCCAGGGGCACTCAGCCTGTCTACACGGCTGGGGATCCTGGGGGCACTCAGCCTGTCTACACAGCTGGGGATCCTGGGGCACTCAGCCTGTCTACATGGCTGGGGACCTGAGGGCACTCAGCCTGTCTACACGGCTGGGGATCCTGGGGCACTCAGCCTGTCCACACAGCTCAGGACCTGGGGGGTCACTAGGCCCAGCCTGTCTACACAGCTGGGGACAGTCTTCACAGGAAGTGACCTCTGCCCTGGGCCTCTCCCCCACCTGGCTCAGAGAAGGTTCTGGAGCTGAGCTTCGGAGCCTGAGGGCACGTGGCTGTTCCCACAGGTGCCTGGTCCcaactctgccccctcccccatccgATGGCCACACGCTGCCCCCCCGCCCCGCGTCCCCTCGTCCCCGCGTCCCCACAGGCCGGCTCACAGCTGCATGACCAGGTAGTAGTGCGAGGCGCTCTCGTAGATGTCTTCCAGAGTCACGATGTTCTCGTGCTTGACCCTGGGGGCAGGTGGGGTCCGAGTCAGGCTGGGTCCCCCCATGAGGGAGCCGCGGCTGAGGGCTGGGGGGGTGCAAGTGGGCAGCTGTCACTGACAGACCCCCCCAAGCCGGGCCAGCAGGGAGGGTTACGGCACCTGGTGACACGGTGGCCCCCAGTGCAAGTGACGGCTTTCAGAGGAGGGGTGGCCCCTCGGCATCCTGGGGACAGTCACGGGCCCCGTCCCGGCAGGCCGTGGGGACACTGCAGGGCGGCTTCTATCCCGGCACCCCCGGCAGTCTGAGGGGCCTTTGGGAAGGTCCCACCTGGGGACGGGAGCCCCAGCTGGCTCCTCAGGGGTGAGGTGGGCTGCGGCTGACTGGGAACCTGGTGACCGGCTGGCTGGCCTGAGGCCCCCGCAAACCTTTTCTTTCTAAGATTCAGTCAGAGGCCCGGGAGGCAGAGCAGAGGGTGAAGGAAGGtttggagcctcaagcctgaCAGCCGGAGTGAGGTCCCCGACTTTGCggatgacagagtgatgctccggCTCCCTCAATCATTAACAAATAAAGAGATCCATCTAGGGGCCGGGCTGCGGcccacct is a window from the Erinaceus europaeus unplaced genomic scaffold, mEriEur2.1 scaffold_836, whole genome shotgun sequence genome containing:
- the CAMK1G gene encoding calcium/calmodulin-dependent protein kinase type 1G isoform X2, with product MEASSLEPLGRPGEELSSWKRQTTNIRKTFIFMEVLGSGAFSEVFLVKQRLTGQLFALKCIKKTPAFQGSSLENEIAVLKKVKHENIVTLEDIYESASHYYLVMQLVSGGELFDRILERGVYTERDASLVIRQVLSAVKYLHENGIVHRDLKPENLLYLTPEDNSRIMLTDFGLSKMEQSGVMSTACGTPGYVGTATQSPARTPAWLCPPPPPPTPTAPEVLAQKPYSKAVDCWSIGVITYILLCGYPPFYEETESKLFEKIKEGYYEFESPFWDDISESAKDFICHLLEKDPEERYTCEKALGHPWIDGNTALHHDIYPSVSLQIQKNFAKTKWRQAFNAAAVVHHMRKLHMNPHSPGHLEAESRPPGTPAAPALTLSPLPAQAPGALPGPSQPPCLHGARSLKCLVNGSLRISSSLVPLHPRALPAASCGCASCPGAKGRTACRSEPLLRKARKQNFKSQVLVPVRTGGAHCRAGQAGVCLLM
- the CAMK1G gene encoding calcium/calmodulin-dependent protein kinase type 1G isoform X4, whose protein sequence is MEASSLEPLGRPGEELSSWKRQTTNIRKTFIFMEVLGSGAFSEVFLVKQRLTGQLFALKCIKKTPAFQGSSLENEIAVLKKVKHENIVTLEDIYESASHYYLVMQLVSGGELFDRILERGVYTERDASLVIRQVLSAVKYLHENGIVHRDLKPENLLYLTPEDNSRIMLTDFGLSKMEQSGVMSTACGTPGYVAPEVLAQKPYSKAVDCWSIGVITYILLCGYPPFYEETESKLFEKIKEGYYEFESPFWDDISESAKDFICHLLEKDPEERYTCEKALGHPWIDGNTALHHDIYPSVSLQIQKNFAKTKWRQAFNAAAVVHHMRKLHMNPHSPGHLEAESRPPGTPAAPALTLSPLPAQAPGALPGPSQPPCLHGARSLKCLVNGSLRISSSLVPLHPRALPAASCGCASCPGAKGRTACRSEPLLRKARKQNFKSQVLVPVRTGGAHCRAGQAGVCLLM
- the CAMK1G gene encoding calcium/calmodulin-dependent protein kinase type 1G isoform X3, whose protein sequence is MEASSLEPLGRPGEELSSWKRQTTNIRKTFIFMEVLGSGAFSEVFLVKQRLTGQLFALKCIKKTPAFQGSSLENEIAVLKKVKHENIVTLEDIYESASHYYLVMQLVSGGELFDRILERGVYTERDASLVIRQVLSAVKYLHENGIVHRDLKPENLLYLTPEDNSRIMLTDFGLSKMEQSGVMSTACGTPGYVAPEVLAQKPYSKAVDCWSIGVITYILWRQLASPPARRLCGYPPFYEETESKLFEKIKEGYYEFESPFWDDISESAKDFICHLLEKDPEERYTCEKALGHPWIDGNTALHHDIYPSVSLQIQKNFAKTKWRQAFNAAAVVHHMRKLHMNPHSPGHLEAESRPPGTPAAPALTLSPLPAQAPGALPGPSQPPCLHGARSLKCLVNGSLRISSSLVPLHPRALPAASCGCASCPGAKGRTACRSEPLLRKARKQNFKSQVLVPVRTGGAHCRAGQAGVCLLM
- the CAMK1G gene encoding calcium/calmodulin-dependent protein kinase type 1G isoform X1; its protein translation is MEASSLEPLGRPGEELSSWKRQTTNIRKTFIFMEVLGSGAFSEVFLVKQRLTGQLFALKCIKKTPAFQGSSLENEIAVLKKVKHENIVTLEDIYESASHYYLVMQLVSGGELFDRILERGVYTERDASLVIRQVLSAVKYLHENGIVHRDLKPENLLYLTPEDNSRIMLTDFGLSKMEQSGVMSTACGTPGYVGTATQSPARTPAWLCPPPPPPTPTAPEVLAQKPYSKAVDCWSIGVITYILWRQLASPPARRLCGYPPFYEETESKLFEKIKEGYYEFESPFWDDISESAKDFICHLLEKDPEERYTCEKALGHPWIDGNTALHHDIYPSVSLQIQKNFAKTKWRQAFNAAAVVHHMRKLHMNPHSPGHLEAESRPPGTPAAPALTLSPLPAQAPGALPGPSQPPCLHGARSLKCLVNGSLRISSSLVPLHPRALPAASCGCASCPGAKGRTACRSEPLLRKARKQNFKSQVLVPVRTGGAHCRAGQAGVCLLM